Proteins found in one Miscanthus floridulus cultivar M001 chromosome 4, ASM1932011v1, whole genome shotgun sequence genomic segment:
- the LOC136552824 gene encoding stomatal closure-related actin-binding protein 1-like isoform X2: protein MTRSSTIDFGRKKQGELFGSGPLRPANIIRNKFPTYKNGSNGIFIKLADAPEMPSLKEAVAKETTDLLDRCQRLSVRELTMKFEKGFNTATLLSNEAKWRHAALLERDILLKNLKSVLESLRGRVGGKNKDEIEESLSMASKDAKRIVDEERANAQLEIESAKAAVQKIQLALQEHENFYQRTGKQDVDELKEEVQEARRVKMLHCPSKAMEIENEIQVLRDQLAEKSSDSLHLLKELELHRSYEENDMPLYELKGLETLGSMLRIVVQDCAHVDFSNSSIQWFRIQPEGSKKEIISGATKPVYAPEPHDVGRYIQAEIKFGGQISIAKTSGPIDPAAGLVDYVEALVRNPETDYNVVILQVNGIAQAADSVHVLSIGRLRMRLAKEKAVVAKEFYSSSMQLCGVRGGGDAAPQAIFWQPRKDLSFVLAFETTRERNSALMLARRFAIDCNIILTGPGDKTPW from the exons ATGACTCGATCTTCGACTATCGATTTTGGACGGAAGAAGCAGGGCGAGCTCTTCGGGTCTGGGCCACTGCGTCCAGCAAACATCATCAGAAATAAGTTCCCTACCTACAAGAATGGTTCGAACGGGATTTTTATCAAATTGGCGGATGCCCCAGAAATGCCATCTCTTAAGGAGGCCGTTGCCAAGGAGACAACAGATCTGCTTGATAGGTGTCAGCGCCTTTCAGTCCGTGAGCTCACCATGAAATTCGAGAAGGGCTTTAACACAGCTACCTTGTTGTCTAATGAG GCTAAATGGAGACATGCGGCTTTATTGGAGCGAGACATCCTTCTAAAGAATCTTAAAAGCGTATTGGAATCACTGAGAGGTCGAGTAGGGGGCAAAAATAAAGATGAAATTGAGGAGTCTCTATCTATG GCTTCTAAAGATGCCAAGAGAATTGTTGATGAAGAAAGAGCTAATGCTCAGTTGGAGATAGAAAGTGCTAAAGCTGCTGTACAGAAAATTCAATTAGCACTTCAAGAGCACGAAAATTTTTATCAAAGAACTGGGAAGCAG GATGTTGATGAACTGAAGGAAGAAGTTCAAGAAGCACGAAGAGTGAAAATGCTGCATTGCCCAAGCAAG GCAATGGAGATTGAGAACGAGATCCAAGTTCTACGTGACCAACTGGCTGAAAAATCTTCAGATTCTCTTCACCTTTTGAAAGAG TTGGAGCTGCATCGAAGCTACGAGGAAAATGACATGCCCTTGTATGAATTAAAGGGTCTAGAAACCTTAGGCTCAATGCTACGCATAGTTGTTCAAGACTGTGCACATGTAGATTTTTCAAATAGTTCAATCCAGTGGTTTCGCATACAACCTGAAGGAAGCAAGAAAGAAATTATTTCAG GTGCCACAAAGCCAGTATATGCTCCAGAACCACATGACGTGGGGCGTTACATCCAAGCTGAAATCAAATTCGGTGGTCAAATCTCAATCGCAAAGACTTCTGGTCCAATAGACCCTG CTGCAGGATTGGTTGATTATGTAGAGGCTCTTGTGAGGAATCCTGAAACTGATTATAAT GTAGTTATTCTTCAAGTGAATGGAATTGCTCAGGCTGCAGATTCTGTACATGTGCTTTCTATTGGGAGATTGCGGATGAGGCTTGCTAAAGAAAAGGCAGTCGTTGCGAAGGAGTTCTATTCCTCGTCAATGCAG TTATGTGGCGTTAGAGGAGGTGGAGACGCTGCTCCCCAAGCAATCTTCTGGCAACCAAGAAAGGATCTCAGCTTTGTGCTGGCCTTTGAAACAACCAGAGAACGCAACTCGGCACTCATGCTGGCCCGGAGATTCGCGATCGATTGCAAT ATCATCCTTACTGGTCCAGGGGATAAAACTCCATGGTAA
- the LOC136552824 gene encoding stomatal closure-related actin-binding protein 1-like isoform X1, which produces MTRSSTIDFGRKKQGELFGSGPLRPANIIRNKFPTYKNGSNGIFIKLADAPEMPSLKEAVAKETTDLLDRCQRLSVRELTMKFEKGFNTATLLSNEAKWRHAALLERDILLKNLKSVLESLRGRVGGKNKDEIEESLSMVDILGVELSKREDELLQQKTEITKIAATLKLASKDAKRIVDEERANAQLEIESAKAAVQKIQLALQEHENFYQRTGKQDVDELKEEVQEARRVKMLHCPSKAMEIENEIQVLRDQLAEKSSDSLHLLKELELHRSYEENDMPLYELKGLETLGSMLRIVVQDCAHVDFSNSSIQWFRIQPEGSKKEIISGATKPVYAPEPHDVGRYIQAEIKFGGQISIAKTSGPIDPAAGLVDYVEALVRNPETDYNVVILQVNGIAQAADSVHVLSIGRLRMRLAKEKAVVAKEFYSSSMQLCGVRGGGDAAPQAIFWQPRKDLSFVLAFETTRERNSALMLARRFAIDCNIILTGPGDKTPW; this is translated from the exons ATGACTCGATCTTCGACTATCGATTTTGGACGGAAGAAGCAGGGCGAGCTCTTCGGGTCTGGGCCACTGCGTCCAGCAAACATCATCAGAAATAAGTTCCCTACCTACAAGAATGGTTCGAACGGGATTTTTATCAAATTGGCGGATGCCCCAGAAATGCCATCTCTTAAGGAGGCCGTTGCCAAGGAGACAACAGATCTGCTTGATAGGTGTCAGCGCCTTTCAGTCCGTGAGCTCACCATGAAATTCGAGAAGGGCTTTAACACAGCTACCTTGTTGTCTAATGAG GCTAAATGGAGACATGCGGCTTTATTGGAGCGAGACATCCTTCTAAAGAATCTTAAAAGCGTATTGGAATCACTGAGAGGTCGAGTAGGGGGCAAAAATAAAGATGAAATTGAGGAGTCTCTATCTATG GTGGATATTTTAGGAGTTGAGCTATCCAAAAGAGAAGATGAGTTGCTTCAGCAAAAAACAGAGATCACCAAAATTGCAGCCACATTGAAACTG GCTTCTAAAGATGCCAAGAGAATTGTTGATGAAGAAAGAGCTAATGCTCAGTTGGAGATAGAAAGTGCTAAAGCTGCTGTACAGAAAATTCAATTAGCACTTCAAGAGCACGAAAATTTTTATCAAAGAACTGGGAAGCAG GATGTTGATGAACTGAAGGAAGAAGTTCAAGAAGCACGAAGAGTGAAAATGCTGCATTGCCCAAGCAAG GCAATGGAGATTGAGAACGAGATCCAAGTTCTACGTGACCAACTGGCTGAAAAATCTTCAGATTCTCTTCACCTTTTGAAAGAG TTGGAGCTGCATCGAAGCTACGAGGAAAATGACATGCCCTTGTATGAATTAAAGGGTCTAGAAACCTTAGGCTCAATGCTACGCATAGTTGTTCAAGACTGTGCACATGTAGATTTTTCAAATAGTTCAATCCAGTGGTTTCGCATACAACCTGAAGGAAGCAAGAAAGAAATTATTTCAG GTGCCACAAAGCCAGTATATGCTCCAGAACCACATGACGTGGGGCGTTACATCCAAGCTGAAATCAAATTCGGTGGTCAAATCTCAATCGCAAAGACTTCTGGTCCAATAGACCCTG CTGCAGGATTGGTTGATTATGTAGAGGCTCTTGTGAGGAATCCTGAAACTGATTATAAT GTAGTTATTCTTCAAGTGAATGGAATTGCTCAGGCTGCAGATTCTGTACATGTGCTTTCTATTGGGAGATTGCGGATGAGGCTTGCTAAAGAAAAGGCAGTCGTTGCGAAGGAGTTCTATTCCTCGTCAATGCAG TTATGTGGCGTTAGAGGAGGTGGAGACGCTGCTCCCCAAGCAATCTTCTGGCAACCAAGAAAGGATCTCAGCTTTGTGCTGGCCTTTGAAACAACCAGAGAACGCAACTCGGCACTCATGCTGGCCCGGAGATTCGCGATCGATTGCAAT ATCATCCTTACTGGTCCAGGGGATAAAACTCCATGGTAA